The genomic stretch GAAGGGCTTCAAGCACCTGTCAGAACTCACACGGCATGAGCGAGTGCACACTGGCGAGAAGCCTTTTAAATGTGACACGTGTGACAAGGCCTTCAGCCAGTCCTCACACCTGCAACACCACCAGCGAACACACAGCAACGAACGCCCTTTCAAGTGTGCGGTTTGCGAGAAAAGCTTTAAGCACCGCTCCCACTTGGTGCGTCACATGTACGTGCACTCCGGTGAGCACTTATTCAAATGCAACTTATGCGAGCTGCACTTCAAAGAGTCGTCAGAGCTCCTTCACCATCCCTGCCACCCGCAGGGTTCCCGCCCCTTCCGCTGCGCCACTTGCGGAAAGGGTTTCAAGCGACCCTCAGACCTCCGCCAACACGAGCGCACACACTCAGAGGAGCGTCCTTTTCACTGTGACGAGTGTCAGATGAGCTTCAAACAGCAGTACGCCCTAGTGCGGCACCGCCGTACACACAAAGACCCGGGCGATAGACCGTTCAAATGCAATTTATGTGACATGGGCTTCATGCAACCGTCGCACCTCCTCTACCACCAGCACGTACACGGCATGGACAACCTGTTCAAGTGTGCCTCATGCCAGAAGGAGTTCAGTCAATCAGGAGAGCTGCTCAGGCACAAATGTGGAGAGTCGCCAAACACTGCACCAGACAAGCCGTACAAGTGTGACGTCTGCGGCAAGGGCTACAAGAAGAGTTCCACGTTACAGCGGCATCAAAACTCTCACTGCCAAGAAAAGCCCCTCAAGTGCTCCCTTTGTGATCGTCGCTTCCTCTCCTCGTCCGAATTCGTCCAGCATCGCTGCGACCCATCCCGGGAAAAGCCACTTCAATGTCCTGACTGTGAGAAGCGCTTCAAATACTCCTCAGACCTCAACAGACATCTACGTGTGCACACAGGCGAGAAGCCATACAAGTGTGACCATTGCAACAAGTGCTTCAAACAGCGCGAACATATGACCAAACACCAGAGCACGCACTCGAGGGAAGGACAGTTTAAgtgtgtgtggtgtggcgagcGTTTCAGCGACTTGGGCTCTTTACAGGATCACACAGTGCAGCACACGGCTGATGGAGGTGACTACCCAGTGCCCCATTGCATCTAATTCAATCCTTGAACTGAATTTCTCAACTTATTATTCCACACAGTCCCGCCTCCACCAAGCAGTACAGTTCAAGTTTAGTGCGGTACaaagtatttttgtgtgtttggctACCAAAAGAATGCGTTTGTAGGGATAGGCCTGTCGACAAAAACACTTTATGTGTGACAACAAGAATGGAATGGGAAGAACTCAAGCACACCATCTGTCAAATAAAGCCATGTTCTCACCAACATATCACATCAGTTTGGATAATGTAGACCCTGAGCAGGCATGTGCTTCTACCACAGAGTGGATAGCTGCATCAGCTACATAAATAGTGTGACGCATACCAGGGTCACAGTGTGCAATTCAGCAATTAACGGTTCTGAACCATAATTCTGTCATAATCcacggtacagtggaacccgtttcaACCCCTTCTAAGTCGACAAACTCAttaagtcctggtccaccgtgttcttgtTCCTAAAAGGATGACCGACCAAAATAAAAGTGGCTACTTAAGCTGACGTTGACATGCATGGTCGACAAAATATGAGACTCAAAGAAAAATCGGTCCATTTATgttgacatgttgaattgttgtAATGTTAGTTAATTGTTGACTTCATCATTATCGCATAACCATAGATTTGTGGTTATgtcaaaatctttaaaaaaacaaactaacaaGCAGGAAAAGAACTGGCAATTAGTCTTTGCTTTGGCCTAGGACCAAAGGTCCTTTCTTCTTTCGCAGCAAACGTTCTTTCGTTCCTTTTTCCGCAACTAACAATGCACCTGTTTGCACCAATGGAGAAAAATCtgtgtcaacaaactgccgttGGTTAAAAAGTCCTTTATTGTTGCCCATTCTCCTTAGGCCTGGTGAAAGTCCCAAGTAAATGTGCAGGCACCGgttattttcacttattttcaCCATTCATGTCGACtgaaacaggttccactgtatttttaaacatttgccaTTCACTTCATTCCATTGTAACATGTTTGAATGTGTCGAATTCTCTGTTGACAAATCAACAgtacatgcactaaaaaaacaatacatttttgcatGAATTCAGTCAAAACCAGCCTTTTAAAACGTgtgtaaacaccttaattagaaTGCTTTAATCTTTTTAAAGGTCGGATTAACACACATAGACTATTCTATCGGAAAGCAGATCCCTCTCACATGTATACACTTTCATTGATCGATCATTGGAGCGGGCTTTCTGCGCGTGCACCAGTCTCCTTAGAGGACTAATGGTTTAGGTTATTTcaaatatacatacactatTAGGTTGAAGGACATTGcatatttacagttttacaattcaacatgtctgaagtAGGAGGTAGGACGAAGCACAAAGAAGACTAAGCCGAAGAAGCCAGAAAATGAAgtaagtttatatatatattgaaagtgcatggatagaaaaaaaaacaccctacaTGTTTCATAAGTAGCAGAACATCCTAGAAGAAGCCAGTTTTAAAGCGTTACAGGACGCCTGAGTACATCCCCCGCTGGGTAGAAACATGGTGTGTCTAGCTCCGTCACCCCAATTAGAGATGACCAAAATTATCACGATTATCAATATTATGACAGTATGGATCAGATTTGCTGAAAATATGCACGCACCTCAAGCATAGTCCACTTTATagtgcaaaaatattattttatgtcaCTGAACTTAACCATACCACTCGGTGGAAACTGAACTGTATTGCTTGGTGGGGTGCCCTTTTACTTAACTCAATGTTCACCATATTTGCAACAAGTCTTTTTGGTTTGCTAACCTTTAAAACTCGATGTAGTGTCATTTTGTAAAGTTTCCACCTCTTATTCTCTGCTTTTATAAGCTCTTTTGCCACCTGAAAGTAACACAGCAGCTCCATCCACTTAACTGCCACTGGTGCCATAATGGAGGTTAATccagaccaggggtcaccaacgtggtgcccgcggccaccaggtagccccccacgaccgcATGAGgcacccgcaagcctgcttttcattcaggttttcagttaataatgtgagaacactagaaagaaaagtattctgaaacataaaatgtgagttgtggggggccacacccccccttttgaaaaaagctagatccgcccctgcCAGCATGAAAcctaaaatgtgagttgtggataccagcattttgtgaatgttttggtaaaacaagcatatttgatctgtttgggttgaaataaggtatgaaaatcatttctacaaaaatgagtagctcgtggccattttcattttctaaaagtagctctcgcaagaaaaaatgttggtgacccctgatccaGACAATATTAGCAGCCGTGtaagtaaaacaaataaaacgcaCTTAATGGCCAAAATAAGGGGAAGCAAGActttaataaattattaagaAGGGAGCAATTTATGGAATAATTAATTTAGTTCCTTTCGCCGCCTTGTTTTTCCTCAAATATACACTATCACCCATCTGTTTTAACACAAATGACTttatattctttgttttttgttccttgCAAATGAAAGACCAACAAAGCCCTAAAAGAAGATGcctctttgttttttaatagaTAACAGAAAGGTGTAAGAATATTCACGTGACTGTATAACAGTAAACAATCTAgtataaaatatacaatacatgatAAGAATATATGTTTATCATTTAACAATACAGGTCAAAGCACTTTAGTGGATAGCCAGCAAAGACCAAAGCAGTTAATTGCTGTacaaagtttttgcatgttttaaattGTGTTAAGTGATTGTACTTGCAGTTCGCCATCAAGTCATACTAAATTATAAGGcatagaaataaatacaattgttAATGTCAGAGGGCCTGCACTAAACAACAAAACGGGCCGTACTTTACCCACCACTGCTCTTGGGAAACTGTtccgtgtgtgttttctcccgAAAATACTCGTCAAACACTCCTCTCCCTGAGTATTACGTGTACAACGCTTCCATCAGAGGTCTTTGCTGTACATACTGGATGTGTACGTGACTTGTTTACTTGTCAGAATGTGTCTTTCTTAAAGAAAATGTAGCAGACAGTGTTTTGTATTCTTGCTACTTTTTACCTGGTGaaacttttttcaattttatgtcCGTGTGGGCCATGTAGCGATTGCATCATGCTGACGGTAAAGAGAAACATGTCTTCTTAgcgcatgaatggaagctattTAGGTCAAACGAGGAAACGCAGGCTGACGAAGGGTTTGTCAACAATGTTTGGGCAAATCGGCATCTTTTAACAAATGTTGTAGCCCTGGGCTGTCATAGAGGTGTTTTTGCACCTGCACTTTGACTTCAAATTTCTGTCCTTATTAGTAGGTCTGGTGTTGTCTGTCATGCTATATTCCATTCGTAGCAGTCTCCATTACTTCTATTAAACTGACAAGATCCCCATGTTCTTCCCTTCCCAAATTGCTCCCGATTAGCAGTTTGTGTGCAGTattaaaacagtattttttattttgaattgtcTGTTGAAGCGGAAAAAAGTAGCTCCTCTGCCTTTTTAAtcatgcatcatcatcatcattcgcTGGCATCACAAAACTATGAGATATTACAATAAGGATTTTATTGTTTCCCATCGATTTGTATTCATAATTTCAATCTTTAAAAAGAGAGACATGGGTTGGCTAAAATCccatcacggttaattggttccaccgtgataagtgaatttctgcaaagtaggattacttatttacaaatcaaatacttgtgtagttagagcatagaaaaccagttttaCGACCTAAGTAcggatttttaacattattagagccctatagacatgaaatatcacaTCTTTACAcacttattacccaatatagtaaacctaaaaacagaaaataagccatttaagacatatatAAGATCTGATGCTCGTgcgtgttgcaataaatgtgtgggGGACAGGAAGTTAAGGCgagggctcagagttgagttttagcttggagtagATTACAGCCGCAAccgtagcccatgttattatgattattatgttattattattgtgcctgttgtgagatcattcaaacctgcaataaaagcctgttgttccagcaatcaaatccgatgcttgtgtgcctcactgaacattacagtaacattactgacacctagtgaccagtgtagaatactacataccaatGTGTcacaatgtgttttctgaatatttgtattttagttcatttagtcaattGTATccttggaaatgcttcattaAGGCAAAagtacatcaaatttgcttcaatatgcatggCGTATTCAACCAGAAagtgcatgatttattaatatatttttgaaaaacggtgatagagtgaagtcgcgAATAGCATTTAAAGCAAAATAGCATTTAAAGCTAAAGAGTCGTTACTGATGGGGTTGTTGTAGTTGTTTATAAACAAACATGCAGCACATAAACAAATGTAACATCTTGATATTCATTTGGGAGGTCATATCAGGTACATGCACAAATGTCAGCAGGGGTGTCCTGGGACAacaatttggactttttgcTCCTGACTGGTCCACTACAATCCTGGTTGCTGTGGGTCGcggttgttgtgtccctgggcaagacccTTCACCAACCTTGCCTCCAGGGCTACCCACACCAGTGTAgaaatgtttggtggtggtggtgcgaATTGTCAGTCTactccagggcagctgtgactacagatgtaccctaccggtcaaaagtttccgaacactccaatttctctggaggaaaaacctacatttttaggtgttaagatggtctgtctctcttccattgtttattcccttttttctttttctagcAACAAaatactttctccagtacaatgatgttcaactgatgttcacgagggtatagtaccccAGTGtcttccgaacactgtttttatgcagacagaggaggtaatAAGTACTCCTGTACAGTAAGTACATCTGTGCTAATTGCATGCTACGCCACCACCAGGTGAGATTTGGGTCactgcttgtcattgaggggtgatggtggttCCCGCAGCCAacaagttgagaaccactggtgtaaAGGTGAACAGGCTTCAACTCCATCTTTGCTTCAACTTGAGCAGCCGTTTTCCGCTTGATCCTAGTGCCTGGCACATATCAATTTCCATTTAATATAGCGTAACAGTAAGGCGCAGCAGTAAGTAAATAAACTGCCATCCATCGGCCCATTTTGGGTCGGACCACCAGGAAAACTCCCATTGCTCCCGATGGCCTATCCACCCCTGAATGTCAGCATCCACTGTTCTTGATTATTACCCATCTGTCTTTCATACTTTCTCATatttaataaaacacatttgacCCTGGTGGCTGTCACTGTCTGCATGCTTGCTTGTAAGTCTTTGGCAACTGATGCTCCACCTTCAAGGTAACCTTTCCTgccagattttaaaaaatatttttttcattgtcaaaCATGAAGGAAAAATACCGCCTACTAAGTGTACATTTGTGCCATGATTATCTGTATGTCGGCCTACTGTATGTATAGCATTCAGTTACCCTCAGCACcaataaaatgttacatttttagttATGCAGCCTTTGGCGTACAGTATGATGTCAAATACACTGAATAGGTGAAATACATGTATTTTCCCATGCAGCTGGTGGGGGTTTAGTCCCACTTTATGCTTGCActtaataagctctgcttcttcctattccttttcagtcatgaattgaattgtgcaagACACCCGAAACAAACCAAACCGTACCAAAGTGTGCTTTGTTTACGATGTATGCACAGATTTACACAATaattgcataaaacaattcttataGTGAATCCAGATATTGTGTAGCACTTCTACTCAGGTATATCAACCCACTGTGGGTTATTCAGGCGGGCTAGTTTTTACGGTTCAATCAAAGACAAGATCATGGACAAAAAAGTCATGATGCTGAAATGATGCCACGGCATCACCTCAAAGTGCTAAATAAGCATCAAATCACTCTGATGTCATGTCTATTCTGATTCTTATTCTATTCTTAGGAGGCATATCTACATATCTTAATATTGGCATGCAAATTGTGAGGGAAATAAACCCCACATTATAATATTTGTAAAGTGTGTTTTGAGTTGATACATAAGCATCAAAGGTTATCAGGCTGTTCTCTGGCAAAGCACAAGCCAAGAAACTCAGAATGCTGGAGGAAACGTACTCTCCTCACCGCTGGAGGGCGCTGTAGCACAGCAGTGTTGTGGTCCTCGCCGTCACCCCGGCAAACAGCAGCTTTCACATCCGGGTGTCTCTCGCTCCTCTTCACTCTCAATCCGCTCCCCTTTCCTACGATCTCAGCCGGGGGAGTACTGTGGGTAGAGAAGACTCCCGTGTTTCTTCTGTCGCTGTCTAGTCCAGGGACTCTCGAAGCGGCCATTACCCGCACAGCTGGTCGCTCATGACGCGGGCTCCGCTGAAGGTGGTGCACGGCGCCGAGCCCTCCTCGTCTGTGCGACATCTCCGCGCTCAAGTAGCATCgcttgctaacgttagctaacAACATAGATCTCTCCGCCACTCCTGCACTCTCTCCCCAGACACGCCACTGCGCTACAGATCCGTCATATCAGCGCTTGAGTGACAGCTAAGACTGGACCACGGAGGGGTTGCCGCCCTCCGGTTACTAATCTGTTATCGCTGGGAACGTATCCTCCCCTAACGTTCCATGATAGTTAGGGCCCGTGGCTCCACAGTAGCCCCTCACTTTTAACCAAGCAAAGCAGCGTTTAAATGACAAACAATTCCTTCGCGTCCACTTTTGGAGTCGCTTTCTTTTCTACCTCAACACCCCGATGCCTGCTCGGTCCTCCTCGTAACCTCAGCTCTTGATTCCCAACTCCTCGGGACCGATCCAGCTGCCACTGACAATCCGGTGAGG from Dunckerocampus dactyliophorus isolate RoL2022-P2 chromosome 5, RoL_Ddac_1.1, whole genome shotgun sequence encodes the following:
- the znf319b gene encoding zinc finger protein 319, which encodes MDWATPAAKLNSYTRARVTEAWQQHAVSQTQVVHTIPPGAENSLGCTVYGIVLQQESTPLQQQQQTQLGHTQHGGGQHSQQHSAQDQQNTLQASTEGGHKCEACGHDISHLSNPHEHQCMVSQERSFQCTQCLKIFHQATDLLEHQCVQVEQKPFVCGLCKMGFSLLTSLAHHHSSHNSTHPMKCSICEKTYRPGTSSSMTPNSSSNNAQQPSRDGASASSNSSILPFPSARDRPYKCSVCQKGFKHLSELTRHERVHTGEKPFKCDTCDKAFSQSSHLQHHQRTHSNERPFKCAVCEKSFKHRSHLVRHMYVHSGEHLFKCNLCELHFKESSELLHHPCHPQGSRPFRCATCGKGFKRPSDLRQHERTHSEERPFHCDECQMSFKQQYALVRHRRTHKDPGDRPFKCNLCDMGFMQPSHLLYHQHVHGMDNLFKCASCQKEFSQSGELLRHKCGESPNTAPDKPYKCDVCGKGYKKSSTLQRHQNSHCQEKPLKCSLCDRRFLSSSEFVQHRCDPSREKPLQCPDCEKRFKYSSDLNRHLRVHTGEKPYKCDHCNKCFKQREHMTKHQSTHSREGQFKCVWCGERFSDLGSLQDHTVQHTADGGDYPVPHCI